In Mytilus galloprovincialis chromosome 1, xbMytGall1.hap1.1, whole genome shotgun sequence, the following are encoded in one genomic region:
- the LOC143058323 gene encoding polypyrimidine tract-binding protein 1-like isoform X9, translating to MSNSPVVTNGTGLSPQHMSNAGDNEAKKVKLDANNMNGPSRVVHLRSLPPDVTDAEVVQLGIPFGRMTNVLLLKQKGQAFLEFEDEQAANNFVTLHQEHAPQIRGRTVFVQFSNHKELKTDQAHSFQNATAKAALQAAQQVTMGGTDCEKKVLRVIVENLVYPVTIDVLHTIFCKFGKVQKMIIFTKNNTFQALIQYCDSISASSSKLSLDNQNIYNGCCTLRIDYSKLNTLNVKYNNDKSRDFTNPNLPSGESGGMDPNMYGEDYPRERSAPSIVTSAYIPGVGPAPLTAYGAAAAAAGGSPVYAQNYGGGMSGGPNFGGGMSGAQIPGLGMAQMAGPRGMGGMAGMGGMGGMGMNVPMGMNVGMPMMGQMAQMAGQAGNAVLLVSNLDEQMVTPDALFTLFGVYGDVHRVKILFNKKDNALVQMAEPHQAQLAIAHLDKVKVWGKPIRVTQSKHAVVQMPKEGQPDAGLTKDFTNSQLHRFKRPGSKNCQNIFPPSGVLHLSNIPANVTEEELKEAFQQHGNVVAFKFFPKDRKMALIQMDSPDESVTALIAMHNYPLSESNHLRVSFTKSTI from the exons ATGTCTAATTCTCCTGTAGTGACCAACGGCACTGGACTTAGTCCACAACATATGTCTAATGCTGGCGATAATGAGGCAAAAAAG GTAAAATTAGATGCCAACAACATGAATGGGCCATCACGAGTAGTCCATCTGAGAAGTCTGCCACCAGATGTCACTGATGCTGAGGTGGTCCAGCTCGGGATACCATTCGGCAGAATGACCAATGTATTGTTACTCAAGCAGAAAGGCCAG GCTTTTCTGGAGTTTGAGGATGAACAAGCTGCTAACAATTTTGTCACATTACATCAGGAACATGCACCTCAGATCCGGGGCCGAACAGTGTTTGTACAGTTCTCTAACCATAAAGAATTAAAAACAGACCAAGCTCACTCATTTCAG AATGCTACAGCAAAAGCAGCGCTCCAAGCAGCTCAGCAAGTGACAATGGGCGGAACAGACTGTGAAAAGAAAGTACTCAGGGTTATAGTGGAGAATTTGGTTTATCCGGTCACTATTGATGTTTTACATACG ATATTTTGCAAATTCGGAAAAGTACAGAAAATGATCATATTTACCAAAAATA acACATTCCAGGCATTGATACAGTATTGTGACAGTATCTCTGCAAGCTCATCAAAATTA tcGTTGGATAATCAGAACATCTACAATGGCTGCTGTACGCTGAGAATAGACTACTCCAAACTGAACACATTGAATGTGAAGTATAACAATGATAAAAGTCGAGATTTCACTAATCCTAATCTTCCATCAGGTGAAAGTGGTGGCATGGATCCAAACATGTATGGAG AAGACTACCCAAGAGAGAGAA GTGCCCCGAGTATAGTGACGTCAGCGTATATCCCTGGTGTTGGACCAGCTCCACTAACGGCCTATGGTGCCGCTGCAGCTGCGGCAGGAGGCTCACCGGTTTATG CTCAGAACTATGGAGGGGGCATGTCGGGTGGTCCAAACTTTGGAGGGGGCATGTCAGGTG ctCAGATACCAGGCCTAGGAATGGCTCAGATGGCTGGACCCCGTGGTATGGGCGGTATGGCTGGGATGGGCGGTATGGGAGGTATGGGGATGAACGTGCCCATGGGTATGAACGTAGGCATGCCAATGATGGGACAGATGGCACAGATGGCAGGACAGGCAGGCAATGCTGTACTCCTCGTTTCAAACCTTGATGAACAG ATGGTCACGCCCGATGCTCTCTTTACCCTTTTTG GTGTATACGGGGATGTACATCGTGTGAAGATTTTGTTCAACAAAAAAGATAATGCACTAGTCCAAATGGCCGAGCCACATCAGGCACAGCTTg CAATTGCTCATTTAGATAAAGTAAAAGTTTGGGGAAAACCAATCAGAGTAACTCAGTCAAAACATGCAGTGGTACAGATGCCCAAAGAAGGACAACCC GATGCTGGTTTAACAAAAGATTTCACAAATTCACAACTTCACAGATTCAAACGTCCAGGTTCTAAGAACTGTCAGAACATCTTCCCTCCATCAGGGGTGCTTCATTTATCAAACATTCC AGCAAATGTTACAGAGGAGGAATTAAAGGAAGCTTTCCAACAACATGGCAATGTGGTAGCATTCAAATTTTTTCC CAAAGACAGAAAAATGGCCCTGATACAAATGGACTCACCTGATGAATCAGTCACAGCTCTAATC GCTATGCACAACTATCCTCTGAGTGAATCAAATCACTTACGGGTGTCATTTACAAAGTCAACAATCTAA
- the LOC143058323 gene encoding polypyrimidine tract-binding protein 1-like isoform X10 encodes MCNAGDNEAKKVKLDANNMNGPSRVVHLRSLPPDVTDAEVVQLGIPFGRMTNVLLLKQKGQAFLEFEDEQAANNFVTLHQEHAPQIRGRTVFVQFSNHKELKTDQAHSFQNATAKAALQAAQQVTMGGTDCEKKVLRVIVENLVYPVTIDVLHTIFCKFGKVQKMIIFTKNNTFQALIQYCDSISASSSKLSLDNQNIYNGCCTLRIDYSKLNTLNVKYNNDKSRDFTNPNLPSGESGGMDPNMYGEDYPRERSAPSIVTSAYIPGVGPAPLTAYGAAAAAAGGSPVYAQNYGGGMSGGPNFGGGMSGAQIPGLGMAQMAGPRGMGGMAGMGGMGGMGMNVPMGMNVGMPMMGQMAQMAGQAGNAVLLVSNLDEQMVTPDALFTLFGVYGDVHRVKILFNKKDNALVQMAEPHQAQLAIAHLDKVKVWGKPIRVTQSKHAVVQMPKEGQPDAGLTKDFTNSQLHRFKRPGSKNCQNIFPPSGVLHLSNIPANVTEEELKEAFQQHGNVVAFKFFPKDRKMALIQMDSPDESVTALIAMHNYPLSESNHLRVSFTKSTI; translated from the exons ATGTGTAATGCTGGCGACAATGAGGCAAAAAAG GTAAAATTAGATGCCAACAACATGAATGGGCCATCACGAGTAGTCCATCTGAGAAGTCTGCCACCAGATGTCACTGATGCTGAGGTGGTCCAGCTCGGGATACCATTCGGCAGAATGACCAATGTATTGTTACTCAAGCAGAAAGGCCAG GCTTTTCTGGAGTTTGAGGATGAACAAGCTGCTAACAATTTTGTCACATTACATCAGGAACATGCACCTCAGATCCGGGGCCGAACAGTGTTTGTACAGTTCTCTAACCATAAAGAATTAAAAACAGACCAAGCTCACTCATTTCAG AATGCTACAGCAAAAGCAGCGCTCCAAGCAGCTCAGCAAGTGACAATGGGCGGAACAGACTGTGAAAAGAAAGTACTCAGGGTTATAGTGGAGAATTTGGTTTATCCGGTCACTATTGATGTTTTACATACG ATATTTTGCAAATTCGGAAAAGTACAGAAAATGATCATATTTACCAAAAATA acACATTCCAGGCATTGATACAGTATTGTGACAGTATCTCTGCAAGCTCATCAAAATTA tcGTTGGATAATCAGAACATCTACAATGGCTGCTGTACGCTGAGAATAGACTACTCCAAACTGAACACATTGAATGTGAAGTATAACAATGATAAAAGTCGAGATTTCACTAATCCTAATCTTCCATCAGGTGAAAGTGGTGGCATGGATCCAAACATGTATGGAG AAGACTACCCAAGAGAGAGAA GTGCCCCGAGTATAGTGACGTCAGCGTATATCCCTGGTGTTGGACCAGCTCCACTAACGGCCTATGGTGCCGCTGCAGCTGCGGCAGGAGGCTCACCGGTTTATG CTCAGAACTATGGAGGGGGCATGTCGGGTGGTCCAAACTTTGGAGGGGGCATGTCAGGTG ctCAGATACCAGGCCTAGGAATGGCTCAGATGGCTGGACCCCGTGGTATGGGCGGTATGGCTGGGATGGGCGGTATGGGAGGTATGGGGATGAACGTGCCCATGGGTATGAACGTAGGCATGCCAATGATGGGACAGATGGCACAGATGGCAGGACAGGCAGGCAATGCTGTACTCCTCGTTTCAAACCTTGATGAACAG ATGGTCACGCCCGATGCTCTCTTTACCCTTTTTG GTGTATACGGGGATGTACATCGTGTGAAGATTTTGTTCAACAAAAAAGATAATGCACTAGTCCAAATGGCCGAGCCACATCAGGCACAGCTTg CAATTGCTCATTTAGATAAAGTAAAAGTTTGGGGAAAACCAATCAGAGTAACTCAGTCAAAACATGCAGTGGTACAGATGCCCAAAGAAGGACAACCC GATGCTGGTTTAACAAAAGATTTCACAAATTCACAACTTCACAGATTCAAACGTCCAGGTTCTAAGAACTGTCAGAACATCTTCCCTCCATCAGGGGTGCTTCATTTATCAAACATTCC AGCAAATGTTACAGAGGAGGAATTAAAGGAAGCTTTCCAACAACATGGCAATGTGGTAGCATTCAAATTTTTTCC CAAAGACAGAAAAATGGCCCTGATACAAATGGACTCACCTGATGAATCAGTCACAGCTCTAATC GCTATGCACAACTATCCTCTGAGTGAATCAAATCACTTACGGGTGTCATTTACAAAGTCAACAATCTAA
- the LOC143058323 gene encoding polypyrimidine tract-binding protein 1-like isoform X3 — translation MYLCYYNYPGSLTPAAVAQPPQTLAPPSLSEPLLVPVSQSLPQSLPQHQSPYLPITICRKRPSDDLMSNSPVVTNGTGLSPQHMSNAGDNEAKKVKLDANNMNGPSRVVHLRSLPPDVTDAEVVQLGIPFGRMTNVLLLKQKGQAFLEFEDEQAANNFVTLHQEHAPQIRGRTVFVQFSNHKELKTDQAHSFQNATAKAALQAAQQVTMGGTDCEKKVLRVIVENLVYPVTIDVLHTIFCKFGKVQKMIIFTKNNTFQALIQYCDSISASSSKLSLDNQNIYNGCCTLRIDYSKLNTLNVKYNNDKSRDFTNPNLPSGESGGMDPNMYGEDYPRERSAPSIVTSAYIPGVGPAPLTAYGAAAAAAGGSPVYAQIPGLGMAQMAGPRGMGGMAGMGGMGGMGMNVPMGMNVGMPMMGQMAQMAGQAGNAVLLVSNLDEQMVTPDALFTLFGVYGDVHRVKILFNKKDNALVQMAEPHQAQLAIAHLDKVKVWGKPIRVTQSKHAVVQMPKEGQPDAGLTKDFTNSQLHRFKRPGSKNCQNIFPPSGVLHLSNIPANVTEEELKEAFQQHGNVVAFKFFPKDRKMALIQMDSPDESVTALIAMHNYPLSESNHLRVSFTKSTI, via the exons AGACCCTCTGACGATCTGATGTCTAATTCTCCTGTAGTGACCAACGGCACTGGACTTAGTCCACAACATATGTCTAATGCTGGCGATAATGAGGCAAAAAAG GTAAAATTAGATGCCAACAACATGAATGGGCCATCACGAGTAGTCCATCTGAGAAGTCTGCCACCAGATGTCACTGATGCTGAGGTGGTCCAGCTCGGGATACCATTCGGCAGAATGACCAATGTATTGTTACTCAAGCAGAAAGGCCAG GCTTTTCTGGAGTTTGAGGATGAACAAGCTGCTAACAATTTTGTCACATTACATCAGGAACATGCACCTCAGATCCGGGGCCGAACAGTGTTTGTACAGTTCTCTAACCATAAAGAATTAAAAACAGACCAAGCTCACTCATTTCAG AATGCTACAGCAAAAGCAGCGCTCCAAGCAGCTCAGCAAGTGACAATGGGCGGAACAGACTGTGAAAAGAAAGTACTCAGGGTTATAGTGGAGAATTTGGTTTATCCGGTCACTATTGATGTTTTACATACG ATATTTTGCAAATTCGGAAAAGTACAGAAAATGATCATATTTACCAAAAATA acACATTCCAGGCATTGATACAGTATTGTGACAGTATCTCTGCAAGCTCATCAAAATTA tcGTTGGATAATCAGAACATCTACAATGGCTGCTGTACGCTGAGAATAGACTACTCCAAACTGAACACATTGAATGTGAAGTATAACAATGATAAAAGTCGAGATTTCACTAATCCTAATCTTCCATCAGGTGAAAGTGGTGGCATGGATCCAAACATGTATGGAG AAGACTACCCAAGAGAGAGAA GTGCCCCGAGTATAGTGACGTCAGCGTATATCCCTGGTGTTGGACCAGCTCCACTAACGGCCTATGGTGCCGCTGCAGCTGCGGCAGGAGGCTCACCGGTTTATG ctCAGATACCAGGCCTAGGAATGGCTCAGATGGCTGGACCCCGTGGTATGGGCGGTATGGCTGGGATGGGCGGTATGGGAGGTATGGGGATGAACGTGCCCATGGGTATGAACGTAGGCATGCCAATGATGGGACAGATGGCACAGATGGCAGGACAGGCAGGCAATGCTGTACTCCTCGTTTCAAACCTTGATGAACAG ATGGTCACGCCCGATGCTCTCTTTACCCTTTTTG GTGTATACGGGGATGTACATCGTGTGAAGATTTTGTTCAACAAAAAAGATAATGCACTAGTCCAAATGGCCGAGCCACATCAGGCACAGCTTg CAATTGCTCATTTAGATAAAGTAAAAGTTTGGGGAAAACCAATCAGAGTAACTCAGTCAAAACATGCAGTGGTACAGATGCCCAAAGAAGGACAACCC GATGCTGGTTTAACAAAAGATTTCACAAATTCACAACTTCACAGATTCAAACGTCCAGGTTCTAAGAACTGTCAGAACATCTTCCCTCCATCAGGGGTGCTTCATTTATCAAACATTCC AGCAAATGTTACAGAGGAGGAATTAAAGGAAGCTTTCCAACAACATGGCAATGTGGTAGCATTCAAATTTTTTCC CAAAGACAGAAAAATGGCCCTGATACAAATGGACTCACCTGATGAATCAGTCACAGCTCTAATC GCTATGCACAACTATCCTCTGAGTGAATCAAATCACTTACGGGTGTCATTTACAAAGTCAACAATCTAA
- the LOC143058323 gene encoding polypyrimidine tract-binding protein 1-like isoform X2 → MYLCYYNYPGSLTPAAVAQPPQTLAPPSLSEPLLVPVSQSLPQSLPQHQSPYLPITICRKRPSDDLMSNSPVVTNGTGLSPQHMSNAGDNEAKKVKLDANNMNGPSRVVHLRSLPPDVTDAEVVQLGIPFGRMTNVLLLKQKGQAFLEFEDEQAANNFVTLHQEHAPQIRGRTVFVQFSNHKELKTDQAHSFQNATAKAALQAAQQVTMGGTDCEKKVLRVIVENLVYPVTIDVLHTIFCKFGKVQKMIIFTKNNTFQALIQYCDSISASSSKLSLDNQNIYNGCCTLRIDYSKLNTLNVKYNNDKSRDFTNPNLPSGESGGMDPNMYGGAPSIVTSAYIPGVGPAPLTAYGAAAAAAGGSPVYAQNYGGGMSGGPNFGGGMSGAQIPGLGMAQMAGPRGMGGMAGMGGMGGMGMNVPMGMNVGMPMMGQMAQMAGQAGNAVLLVSNLDEQMVTPDALFTLFGVYGDVHRVKILFNKKDNALVQMAEPHQAQLAIAHLDKVKVWGKPIRVTQSKHAVVQMPKEGQPDAGLTKDFTNSQLHRFKRPGSKNCQNIFPPSGVLHLSNIPANVTEEELKEAFQQHGNVVAFKFFPKDRKMALIQMDSPDESVTALIAMHNYPLSESNHLRVSFTKSTI, encoded by the exons AGACCCTCTGACGATCTGATGTCTAATTCTCCTGTAGTGACCAACGGCACTGGACTTAGTCCACAACATATGTCTAATGCTGGCGATAATGAGGCAAAAAAG GTAAAATTAGATGCCAACAACATGAATGGGCCATCACGAGTAGTCCATCTGAGAAGTCTGCCACCAGATGTCACTGATGCTGAGGTGGTCCAGCTCGGGATACCATTCGGCAGAATGACCAATGTATTGTTACTCAAGCAGAAAGGCCAG GCTTTTCTGGAGTTTGAGGATGAACAAGCTGCTAACAATTTTGTCACATTACATCAGGAACATGCACCTCAGATCCGGGGCCGAACAGTGTTTGTACAGTTCTCTAACCATAAAGAATTAAAAACAGACCAAGCTCACTCATTTCAG AATGCTACAGCAAAAGCAGCGCTCCAAGCAGCTCAGCAAGTGACAATGGGCGGAACAGACTGTGAAAAGAAAGTACTCAGGGTTATAGTGGAGAATTTGGTTTATCCGGTCACTATTGATGTTTTACATACG ATATTTTGCAAATTCGGAAAAGTACAGAAAATGATCATATTTACCAAAAATA acACATTCCAGGCATTGATACAGTATTGTGACAGTATCTCTGCAAGCTCATCAAAATTA tcGTTGGATAATCAGAACATCTACAATGGCTGCTGTACGCTGAGAATAGACTACTCCAAACTGAACACATTGAATGTGAAGTATAACAATGATAAAAGTCGAGATTTCACTAATCCTAATCTTCCATCAGGTGAAAGTGGTGGCATGGATCCAAACATGTATGGAG GTGCCCCGAGTATAGTGACGTCAGCGTATATCCCTGGTGTTGGACCAGCTCCACTAACGGCCTATGGTGCCGCTGCAGCTGCGGCAGGAGGCTCACCGGTTTATG CTCAGAACTATGGAGGGGGCATGTCGGGTGGTCCAAACTTTGGAGGGGGCATGTCAGGTG ctCAGATACCAGGCCTAGGAATGGCTCAGATGGCTGGACCCCGTGGTATGGGCGGTATGGCTGGGATGGGCGGTATGGGAGGTATGGGGATGAACGTGCCCATGGGTATGAACGTAGGCATGCCAATGATGGGACAGATGGCACAGATGGCAGGACAGGCAGGCAATGCTGTACTCCTCGTTTCAAACCTTGATGAACAG ATGGTCACGCCCGATGCTCTCTTTACCCTTTTTG GTGTATACGGGGATGTACATCGTGTGAAGATTTTGTTCAACAAAAAAGATAATGCACTAGTCCAAATGGCCGAGCCACATCAGGCACAGCTTg CAATTGCTCATTTAGATAAAGTAAAAGTTTGGGGAAAACCAATCAGAGTAACTCAGTCAAAACATGCAGTGGTACAGATGCCCAAAGAAGGACAACCC GATGCTGGTTTAACAAAAGATTTCACAAATTCACAACTTCACAGATTCAAACGTCCAGGTTCTAAGAACTGTCAGAACATCTTCCCTCCATCAGGGGTGCTTCATTTATCAAACATTCC AGCAAATGTTACAGAGGAGGAATTAAAGGAAGCTTTCCAACAACATGGCAATGTGGTAGCATTCAAATTTTTTCC CAAAGACAGAAAAATGGCCCTGATACAAATGGACTCACCTGATGAATCAGTCACAGCTCTAATC GCTATGCACAACTATCCTCTGAGTGAATCAAATCACTTACGGGTGTCATTTACAAAGTCAACAATCTAA
- the LOC143058323 gene encoding polypyrimidine tract-binding protein 1-like isoform X6, with protein sequence MYLCYYNYPGSLTPAAVAQPPQTLAPPSLSEPLLVPVSQSLPQSLPQHQSPYLPITICRKRPSDDLMSNSPVVTNGTGLSPQHMSNAGDNEAKKVKLDANNMNGPSRVVHLRSLPPDVTDAEVVQLGIPFGRMTNVLLLKQKGQAFLEFEDEQAANNFVTLHQEHAPQIRGRTVFVQFSNHKELKTDQAHSFQNATAKAALQAAQQVTMGGTDCEKKVLRVIVENLVYPVTIDVLHTIFCKFGKVQKMIIFTKNNTFQALIQYCDSISASSSKLSLDNQNIYNGCCTLRIDYSKLNTLNVKYNNDKSRDFTNPNLPSGESGGMDPNMYGEDYPRERTQNYGGGMSGGPNFGGGMSGAQIPGLGMAQMAGPRGMGGMAGMGGMGGMGMNVPMGMNVGMPMMGQMAQMAGQAGNAVLLVSNLDEQMVTPDALFTLFGVYGDVHRVKILFNKKDNALVQMAEPHQAQLAIAHLDKVKVWGKPIRVTQSKHAVVQMPKEGQPDAGLTKDFTNSQLHRFKRPGSKNCQNIFPPSGVLHLSNIPANVTEEELKEAFQQHGNVVAFKFFPKDRKMALIQMDSPDESVTALIAMHNYPLSESNHLRVSFTKSTI encoded by the exons AGACCCTCTGACGATCTGATGTCTAATTCTCCTGTAGTGACCAACGGCACTGGACTTAGTCCACAACATATGTCTAATGCTGGCGATAATGAGGCAAAAAAG GTAAAATTAGATGCCAACAACATGAATGGGCCATCACGAGTAGTCCATCTGAGAAGTCTGCCACCAGATGTCACTGATGCTGAGGTGGTCCAGCTCGGGATACCATTCGGCAGAATGACCAATGTATTGTTACTCAAGCAGAAAGGCCAG GCTTTTCTGGAGTTTGAGGATGAACAAGCTGCTAACAATTTTGTCACATTACATCAGGAACATGCACCTCAGATCCGGGGCCGAACAGTGTTTGTACAGTTCTCTAACCATAAAGAATTAAAAACAGACCAAGCTCACTCATTTCAG AATGCTACAGCAAAAGCAGCGCTCCAAGCAGCTCAGCAAGTGACAATGGGCGGAACAGACTGTGAAAAGAAAGTACTCAGGGTTATAGTGGAGAATTTGGTTTATCCGGTCACTATTGATGTTTTACATACG ATATTTTGCAAATTCGGAAAAGTACAGAAAATGATCATATTTACCAAAAATA acACATTCCAGGCATTGATACAGTATTGTGACAGTATCTCTGCAAGCTCATCAAAATTA tcGTTGGATAATCAGAACATCTACAATGGCTGCTGTACGCTGAGAATAGACTACTCCAAACTGAACACATTGAATGTGAAGTATAACAATGATAAAAGTCGAGATTTCACTAATCCTAATCTTCCATCAGGTGAAAGTGGTGGCATGGATCCAAACATGTATGGAG AAGACTACCCAAGAGAGAGAA CTCAGAACTATGGAGGGGGCATGTCGGGTGGTCCAAACTTTGGAGGGGGCATGTCAGGTG ctCAGATACCAGGCCTAGGAATGGCTCAGATGGCTGGACCCCGTGGTATGGGCGGTATGGCTGGGATGGGCGGTATGGGAGGTATGGGGATGAACGTGCCCATGGGTATGAACGTAGGCATGCCAATGATGGGACAGATGGCACAGATGGCAGGACAGGCAGGCAATGCTGTACTCCTCGTTTCAAACCTTGATGAACAG ATGGTCACGCCCGATGCTCTCTTTACCCTTTTTG GTGTATACGGGGATGTACATCGTGTGAAGATTTTGTTCAACAAAAAAGATAATGCACTAGTCCAAATGGCCGAGCCACATCAGGCACAGCTTg CAATTGCTCATTTAGATAAAGTAAAAGTTTGGGGAAAACCAATCAGAGTAACTCAGTCAAAACATGCAGTGGTACAGATGCCCAAAGAAGGACAACCC GATGCTGGTTTAACAAAAGATTTCACAAATTCACAACTTCACAGATTCAAACGTCCAGGTTCTAAGAACTGTCAGAACATCTTCCCTCCATCAGGGGTGCTTCATTTATCAAACATTCC AGCAAATGTTACAGAGGAGGAATTAAAGGAAGCTTTCCAACAACATGGCAATGTGGTAGCATTCAAATTTTTTCC CAAAGACAGAAAAATGGCCCTGATACAAATGGACTCACCTGATGAATCAGTCACAGCTCTAATC GCTATGCACAACTATCCTCTGAGTGAATCAAATCACTTACGGGTGTCATTTACAAAGTCAACAATCTAA
- the LOC143058323 gene encoding polypyrimidine tract-binding protein 1-like isoform X7, with the protein MYLCYYNYPGSLTPAAVAQPPQTLAPPSLSEPLLVPVSQSLPQSLPQHQSPYLPITICRKRPSDDLMSNSPVVTNGTGLSPQHMSNAGDNEAKKVKLDANNMNGPSRVVHLRSLPPDVTDAEVVQLGIPFGRMTNVLLLKQKGQAFLEFEDEQAANNFVTLHQEHAPQIRGRTVFVQFSNHKELKTDQAHSFQNATAKAALQAAQQVTMGGTDCEKKVLRVIVENLVYPVTIDVLHTIFCKFGKVQKMIIFTKNNTFQALIQYCDSISASSSKLSLDNQNIYNGCCTLRIDYSKLNTLNVKYNNDKSRDFTNPNLPSGESGGMDPNMYGAQNYGGGMSGGPNFGGGMSGAQIPGLGMAQMAGPRGMGGMAGMGGMGGMGMNVPMGMNVGMPMMGQMAQMAGQAGNAVLLVSNLDEQMVTPDALFTLFGVYGDVHRVKILFNKKDNALVQMAEPHQAQLAIAHLDKVKVWGKPIRVTQSKHAVVQMPKEGQPDAGLTKDFTNSQLHRFKRPGSKNCQNIFPPSGVLHLSNIPANVTEEELKEAFQQHGNVVAFKFFPKDRKMALIQMDSPDESVTALIAMHNYPLSESNHLRVSFTKSTI; encoded by the exons AGACCCTCTGACGATCTGATGTCTAATTCTCCTGTAGTGACCAACGGCACTGGACTTAGTCCACAACATATGTCTAATGCTGGCGATAATGAGGCAAAAAAG GTAAAATTAGATGCCAACAACATGAATGGGCCATCACGAGTAGTCCATCTGAGAAGTCTGCCACCAGATGTCACTGATGCTGAGGTGGTCCAGCTCGGGATACCATTCGGCAGAATGACCAATGTATTGTTACTCAAGCAGAAAGGCCAG GCTTTTCTGGAGTTTGAGGATGAACAAGCTGCTAACAATTTTGTCACATTACATCAGGAACATGCACCTCAGATCCGGGGCCGAACAGTGTTTGTACAGTTCTCTAACCATAAAGAATTAAAAACAGACCAAGCTCACTCATTTCAG AATGCTACAGCAAAAGCAGCGCTCCAAGCAGCTCAGCAAGTGACAATGGGCGGAACAGACTGTGAAAAGAAAGTACTCAGGGTTATAGTGGAGAATTTGGTTTATCCGGTCACTATTGATGTTTTACATACG ATATTTTGCAAATTCGGAAAAGTACAGAAAATGATCATATTTACCAAAAATA acACATTCCAGGCATTGATACAGTATTGTGACAGTATCTCTGCAAGCTCATCAAAATTA tcGTTGGATAATCAGAACATCTACAATGGCTGCTGTACGCTGAGAATAGACTACTCCAAACTGAACACATTGAATGTGAAGTATAACAATGATAAAAGTCGAGATTTCACTAATCCTAATCTTCCATCAGGTGAAAGTGGTGGCATGGATCCAAACATGTATGGAG CTCAGAACTATGGAGGGGGCATGTCGGGTGGTCCAAACTTTGGAGGGGGCATGTCAGGTG ctCAGATACCAGGCCTAGGAATGGCTCAGATGGCTGGACCCCGTGGTATGGGCGGTATGGCTGGGATGGGCGGTATGGGAGGTATGGGGATGAACGTGCCCATGGGTATGAACGTAGGCATGCCAATGATGGGACAGATGGCACAGATGGCAGGACAGGCAGGCAATGCTGTACTCCTCGTTTCAAACCTTGATGAACAG ATGGTCACGCCCGATGCTCTCTTTACCCTTTTTG GTGTATACGGGGATGTACATCGTGTGAAGATTTTGTTCAACAAAAAAGATAATGCACTAGTCCAAATGGCCGAGCCACATCAGGCACAGCTTg CAATTGCTCATTTAGATAAAGTAAAAGTTTGGGGAAAACCAATCAGAGTAACTCAGTCAAAACATGCAGTGGTACAGATGCCCAAAGAAGGACAACCC GATGCTGGTTTAACAAAAGATTTCACAAATTCACAACTTCACAGATTCAAACGTCCAGGTTCTAAGAACTGTCAGAACATCTTCCCTCCATCAGGGGTGCTTCATTTATCAAACATTCC AGCAAATGTTACAGAGGAGGAATTAAAGGAAGCTTTCCAACAACATGGCAATGTGGTAGCATTCAAATTTTTTCC CAAAGACAGAAAAATGGCCCTGATACAAATGGACTCACCTGATGAATCAGTCACAGCTCTAATC GCTATGCACAACTATCCTCTGAGTGAATCAAATCACTTACGGGTGTCATTTACAAAGTCAACAATCTAA